Proteins co-encoded in one Ralstonia sp. RRA genomic window:
- a CDS encoding transporter produces the protein MTPLLDKMKAGRRRWLAAAAGVGVALALSACAVVDSGRAPATSASDAWVVLPIVNYTETPQAGLRAETIATSILKARGFTNLKQYPANLNSESLFEPAEREAVARALDWARGEKARYALTGAVDEWRYKVGVDGEPAVGITLQVIDVQSGNVIWSAAGSRTGWSRDAVSAVAQKLLRELLSPLGRG, from the coding sequence ATGACACCCTTGCTCGACAAGATGAAAGCCGGCCGCCGCCGCTGGCTGGCCGCCGCTGCAGGCGTTGGCGTGGCGCTTGCGCTGTCTGCGTGTGCCGTGGTCGACAGCGGCCGCGCACCGGCCACCAGCGCGTCTGACGCATGGGTCGTGCTGCCCATCGTCAACTACACCGAAACGCCGCAGGCCGGGCTGCGTGCCGAGACCATCGCCACCAGCATCCTGAAGGCGCGCGGCTTTACCAACCTCAAGCAATATCCGGCCAATTTGAACAGCGAATCGTTGTTCGAGCCCGCCGAGCGCGAGGCCGTGGCCCGCGCGCTGGATTGGGCGCGCGGCGAGAAGGCCCGCTATGCCCTGACCGGCGCCGTGGACGAGTGGCGCTACAAGGTGGGCGTGGATGGCGAGCCTGCCGTCGGCATCACGCTGCAGGTGATTGACGTGCAAAGCGGCAACGTGATCTGGAGCGCCGCCGGCAGCCGCACCGGCTGGAGCCGCGATGCCGTCTCGGCAGTGGCGCAGAAGCTGCTGCGCGAGTTGCTCTCGCCGCTGGGCCGAGGCTGA